Genomic segment of Deltaproteobacteria bacterium GWA2_45_12:
TATAGTTCAAAGTGCAGCGATGAAATAAGATCACAAAGTGGTTGTCAATACTTAGCCTCGGTTGTGATGGTGCCGGGGGATCATGCTATTGTGGAGGACGATACGGATGCAGATAGAATTACGGATGCTGAGGATAATTGTCCTAATATAGCAAATGCCGGTCAGGAAGATACGGATGATGATGGTGTGGGAGATGTATGTGATGAGCGAGTATGGAGTAATGGAGAAACACTCAAAACCACCTCAGGACGGCAATATAGTTTATCTTTCTCATCTAACACTTCGGGACAAGCCATAGTTTTGTGGCAGCAAATCGAAGCTAATATTCCTAAAGGAGAAATCTGGTATAGTTTTTATTCTGCTGGAGAAGGTTGGAGCCAAGCAAGCCGTATTGTGGCTAACAATCCAAAGCATGCCTCATCTCCTCGTGTTGTTCTGAATGAACAGGGAAAGGCTACAGCTTTATGGCTGGAGACGGTGTTTCAGCGCGATGCTGATGGGGAGCGCGAGTTAAATTTACCTGGGCGTATTGTTATTACGCATTTTGATCCAGTTACTAAAAATTGGGAACCGTCACAACCTTTTACTAACAGGGATAGTAAATATAAAGGAATTCGACTTACTTCAAACAAGACGGGTCACATGATAGTAACCTGGAATGAAGCAGATGCTCAACAATGTAACCTTCGTGTTAGAAGTTCAATAGATGGACAACGGTGGACCCCGGAAGAAAATCTGGTGATAAATGTGCCTTCTACTTTTTCTTGCTTGGCCAAGGTAGCCATTGATTCACAAGGAAGAGGTCTAGTTGTATGGGAACATTTTAGACCTAACCACCAAACAATTATCGAATATAGACAAATCAATGCAGGTCAGGCTTTACGTGGAAATAATGGGGTTATTGAAACGGAAAGACCTCCCTATCCTCCTTATTTGGCAATGAATTCTTCTGGGGATGCAGTGATTTATTGGAATGAAAACAAGCCGGGGCCGGACCCTCGTAATCCAGGAGTAAATAGGGATATAGTGGCTGTTAGATATAAGCTTGATCAGGGGCTACTAGGCGAAGCCATCATTGTTGAGTCTCATCCACAAGATACCGCTCCTGGCGCAGCCATTGTGGATAGTCGAGGAATTCCATATATTTTATACGATCAGCGAGTGGCTGCCGGTAATAATTCGACTTATGATGTAGGGGCCGCCAGTTTTGGAGAAGAAGTTTGGTCAAGTCTTTCTTTAGTTCATCCAGCCACCGAAGTCGGATTCAATGATCCCCATATTCTTCTTGATGCAGCCGAGAATAAAATTGTTCTTTGGGAACAATTGGCTCGTGGGGATGGATTCGAAGCGAGTGCGCAAAGTTTGATCCTGGGACCCGATTATCAACCTCAGGGCCAACCTGTCACTATTGATCTTGGCTTATCAGGAATGTTTTCCATTGAAGATTTTGAATTGGGCCTTGGCCTTGGAAATCAAGCCATAGCGGCATGGATCGTGAGAACAGGTCGCGATGAAGGCGGGCAACATATTGAAGAATCACATATTGTGACGGCCCATTTTCAATGACGACAGATGTTAAAATTTCTTGATAAAGGTTATTACTTTTTATGTGTAATAACAGCAATGCTGATTATGAAGCCAAAATTGAAATATGAATTCTTAATACGACCCACCATTTTTCTCTCCATAGCTCTCCTTTCGGCCTGTGGTGGTGGTGGATCATCGGGTGGCGGTGCTTCAAAGAGCATCATGCCCAGTGCTAGTGCTTTAAAGGGAAGCGGGCCTTCCCGAATAGCCGATGGTCGTTACACCCTTTTTGGTGTTTTTGATCAGGTCAGTGATCGTGAAAATTGTACGGCTGTTGATCGGGACCAGCGTGAAAAAAGCCAGGTGATTACGTTAACGGTGGAAGGTAATACTTGCACGGTGATCAGTTTTGATACACCTGACAAAGCCGTTTTTGATTTAAAAGAGGTAAGAGGCCGGGAACTTGCTTGCAAGGTATCTGAAAAAAGCATTGTCGTGGATACCCGCTTTACCACTCAAGTGGGTAATGGTTGTTCGGCAACCATCCATGAAGTACTACGTGCCGATGTCAATAATGGCCAGGTCGCCAATGATTGTCAAACAGAGGATTTTTCCCAGGATAGGGCCTTGTTCAATGCTAATGCGGTTGATGATGCTGCCACTTATGTCGGCTGTGTCGGTTTTGAAAATCATTATAGTTCCAAGTGCGATGAGGCCCTCAGATCACAAAATGATTGCCAATATTTGGCCTCGATTGTGATGGTGCCTGTAGATGATGGCACCGAAAACGATACCGATGGCGATGGATTCCCTGATGATCAGGACAATTGTCCGGATATCACCAATCCCAGCCAAGCAGACAAAGATGGCGATTTTATCGGAGACGCTTGTGATCAAACCCTGGCTGAAGATTTATTGTGCAAGAACAGTTGGCATTGCCCCCAAGGACAGCATTGCTTGAATGGAATGTGTTTACCGGCCGAATATGACCCGGATCAGCGAAAAATATGTTTGGGATCTCAACAATGTGCTCTTGGACAAAGATGTGAAAATGGCCGTTGCACAGGGGCTGATCCCGGGCGGCTTAATTTTTTCCCTAGTCTGAACTAACATACAAACCCCAGTTGCGCTTTTTGCTGCTTTTTCATAAGACTTCATTCTTATGGAACCCAAATACATCTTTGTCAAAGGGGCGCGGCAGCATAATTTAAAAAATATCGATGTCAAAATCCCGCGCAATCAACTGGTGGTGATTACCGGCCTTTCCGGCTCGGGCAAATCATCCCTGGCTTTTGACACCATTTATGCCGAAGGTCAGCGAAGGTATGTCGAATCACTTTCGGCCTATGCCCGCCAGTTTCTTGAACAAATGGGAAAGCCCGATGTGGATTTTATTGAAGGCCTCTCCCCTGCCATTTCCATTGAGCAAAAGGCCGCCAGCCATAACCCGCGATCCACCGTGGGGACTGTCACCGAAATTTATGATTATCTCCGGCTGCTTTTTGCCCGGATAGGAAAAGTCTATTGCCATGAATGCGGCAAACCCATTACCGCCCAAACAATTACACAAATGGTTGACCGGGTTATGGAGTTGCCTGAGGGGACAAAACTTTTTCTGCTTGCCCCCATCGTGCGGGCCCGAAAAGGGGAATATCACAGGGAATTAAACGATCTTAAAAAACAGGGGTTTTCACGTGTGCGTATCGACGATGTTGATTACGAATTGGATGCCACTCCCATCCTCGACAAAAAAAAGAAGCACACCATTGAATTGTTTGTTGATCGGTTGGTCCTAAAAAAAGGATTGGAACAGCGTCTGGCCGATTCTTTTGAAACGGCGGTCAAGTTTTCAGGCGGGCTGGTCAAGGTGGAAGTACTTTCCGACAAAACCCATTTTTTGTTTTCAACACGCAATGCCTGTGTGGATTGCGGTATTAGCTATCCGGAAATTGAGCCCCAGCTTTTTTCTTTTAATAGCCCCCAAGGGGCCTGCCCTACCTGCGATGGTTTGGGGCATAAAATGTTTTTTGATCCGGAACTGGTGGTCCCCAATCCCAATCTGTCCCTTCGAGAAGGGGCCATTGCCCCATGGGCGGGCAAGTCCGCTGTTTATTACACTCAGGTTTTTATATCGCTGGCCAAACATTATTCTTTTAATATTCTCACCTCCTTTAAAGATCTCCCCAAAAAAATCCGTGATGTTCTCATGTTCGGTTCCGGCGAGGAGGAAATCCAGTTTTCCATCGAAAAAGGCGAAGGGCGGCATTATTACAAGGCCCCTTTTGAAGGGGTTATTGCAAGCCTTTCGCGCAAATATCAGGAGGCAACGGGAGACTGGTTTCGCGAAGAGTTGGAAAAATTCATGAATATCCAACCCTGCCCCGCTTGTGATGGAAGCCGCCTGAAAAAAGAATCCCTGAGCATTCGCATTGGAAATAAAAACATCCACGAACTGACGGCACAATCCACACTCAATTTGAAATCATGGTTTAAAGAAATTTCGTGGACCAAAACCGAAATGGTGATTGCCAAGCGTATCTTGAAAGAATTGGAAGAGCGCCTCGGTTTTTTGGTGGATGTGGGACTGGATTATCTTACTTTGGATCGCGCCTCCTCTACTCTTTCCGGAGGGGAGGCCCAGCGCATACGCTTGGCCAGTCAAATTGGTTCCTCTCTTATGGGGGTCATGTATGTGCTTGATGAACCAAGCATAGGATTGCATCAACGTGACAATGACCGCCTGATTGCCACACTTAAAAAATTACGTGATCTTGGAAATACGGTTTTGGTCGTGGAACATGATGAAGACACCATTTGCCAGGCTGATCATGTCATTGATATGGGGCCGGGGGCTGGGAGTCATGGAGGGCATATTGTGGCTCAAGGCTCCCCCCAGGCCATTGAAAAAAACAAGAATTCATTAACGGGCCAATATCTTTCCGGAAAAAAAGAAATTCCCATTCCTTCCAAGCGCCGTACCTTTGGTTCCAAAAAAATTATTCTTAAAGAAGCCCGTTGTCATAATTTAAAGAATGTTGATGTCCCCATTCCTTTGGGAATGCTTGTGGGAATTACAGGAGTGTCGGGTTCCGGCAAATCATCTTTGATTAATGACACCCTCTACCCTGCCCTTTGTCAGCATTTGTATCATTCGCGCATGATCTGTGGCCCCTACTCGGGAATTGAAGGATTAGACCACATTGATAAAGTGGTTAACATTGATCAATCTCCCATTGGCCGCACGCCACGCTCCAACCCGGCAACCTATACAGGTTTGTTCTCTCCTCTCCGTGATTTATTTGCGGAACTCCCTGAGTCAAAGGCCCGTGGCTACAGGCCGGGACGTTATTCTTTTAATGTCAAAGGGGGGCGTTGCGAAGCCTGCGAAGGGGATGGTGTTATCCGTATTGAAATGCATTTTTTGCCCGATGTTTATGTGCAGTGCGATCAATGTCACGGCCGGCGTTATAATCGGGAGACTTTGGAAATTCAGTATAAAGGAAAAAATATTTCAGAAATTTTGAGCATGACGGTGGAACAAGGGTCCGATTTTTTAAAAAACATCCCGTCCGTCCATGATAAATTGGCCACCTTGATTGAAGTGGGGCTTGATTACATCGAACTGGGACAATCAGCCACCACCCTTTCAGGGGGTGAAGCGCAAAGAATCAAACTGGCCAAAGAACTTTCCAAGCGTGCCACTGGCCGCACCCTTTATATTTTGGATGAACCCACCACAGGGCTTCATTTTGAGGACATTTTAAAGCTTCTTCATGTTTTGAATAAATTGGTGGATGCAGGAAACACCGTTATTGTCATTGAGCACAATCTGGATGTCATCAAATCATGCGATTATTTAATTGATTTGGGTCCTGAAGGTGGGGATCGAGGTGGAAATATTGTTGCCGTGGGAACACCTGAAGAAATTGCCAAAAATAAAAATTCATTTACAGGGCATTATTTGAAGAAGATTTTGTAAGGGCGACCAAAAGTTGAACTATTCGGGAGCTTGCTGTCGAGTAGTTCAAAAACGCTTTTCAAAAAAGAGTCTTTTAAAAGAGCGATGGTAAGCCAAATTTTAATGTTATACGACATAATATCCGTCCCCCATCCTTTTATAAACATGTACATTTTACTAAAACAGTTTTTTGTCAAAAAATTCCAATTTATTTTCATTCCCTCAATCATTAAAAACACTTTAAAATTATATATTTATTTATGTACATATTTATGTACGTAAAAAGAATGTTGACTCGAAGGCTCATTTCAATAAAATGTACGTAATTTTGGACATTCCTATGTTTGAAATAGACGACCCAAAACTGGGTAAAATTAAATTTATCAATATTACTGAAGCTCGGGCTCAAATTGCGGCAATCACGCAAGATAAAGAGTGCAGCTATGTTTTGACTAAAAATAATAAACCCATCCGGGTTATTGTTAATTACGATCTTTTTCATCAATGGCAGCAGCAAGAAGTCTCTCGTACGGATTCCAAACCTTTTGATAAATCCATTCTTCAGGGCCTGCTTGAAGGACGTGAACAAGATCTTAAAAAAACGGTTGTTTCCAAGCTCCAAGAGGAATGGATAAGCAAAAATATGCCACTTTCTAGTTCTGTGGCTGATACCTCTATGGCCCCCCCCCAAGAAGACATTTTGGCAGACCCCCTACCCTCCTTGGATATTTTTCCGGAATCTTCACCGGATTATTTTTCAGAAATTCCTTTGGAAACTATGCCGGAAGCTTCTGTCGCTTTACCCTCTTCTGTTAAAGAAGAGGCCGTTCCCCTGCCCCCCAAAGAATCCGCACCCTTAAGCCCTGAAGAACAATCTCGGCAAGATTATTATGCTCGTTTCCGAAAATTGTATGAATCAGCCCCTGCCCATCAGGCTGCCAAGTCAAAATCAGCCTCTTCTTATTTTGATCCACAAACTTCATTTGAATCATCTTATAGCCGGATCAAGGTGGAACCCGCAGGTTTGATAAAACCTGAAAAAACAACCCAAGCTGAGTCCGCGGCAACCAAATCAAAATCATCGGCCGATATTCCTTCTATCCAGGATTTGCTTAAAGAATTGGAAGGTGAACCCTTATCCGACGAACAGTCCCCGCCTTCTGTGGGGGACCTGCTTAAAAAATTGTCATGAAAAACTGGTTTATAAAAAGAAAAAAGACCCTCTCCCCTTCTTTCAAATCTTTTAATGGCTTAAACAACCTGTCTGAAAAAGATTTGGTTGAAACCCTTACTTTTTCCGAGGAAAAAGAATGGGAAAAAAATCTTCCTGAATTGGAAGGGAAAAAAGTCCTTTTTTATCTGAATGCGGCCAATCAGCATTTGCTTCACAAAATCAGCCAGAAAAATCCAAAAGCTGTTTATGTGCTCTTTGAAGATGGGGCCCTTATTTTAGCCAATGAAAAAAATATTTATTACATTCGGAGTGAGCTCAAACTTGCTCCGTTAAAAACGGGTTTTGCCGATGTTCTCATTGTATCTTTGGCCTCCTTATATAAGGAAGATGCCTTGGCCGTTCTTGAATTTTTAAGCCCCATGCTGGCTCATAACGGACGCATGATGCTTTCTGTGATTCATCCATTCCTGGAAATTTTATTGTATAACCAAAATCCGGCCCAACAGACCAGGGCGCGTTATCAGCTTCAGGATTACCTGCGTCGGCTTCGTGAAAATGATTTGTATGTTGAAACGATTAAAGAAGGGCTGATCGACAAAGATTTGAAACCGTTCCTGGTCAAAAAACAGGATGAACAAATTTACCATGAAACATCGGGGATTCCGCTTGTCCTTTTTTTGAAAGCTGTTAAATTTGTAAGCACCGTACAAAGAGAAATTCAAAAACAATCCGCATGAAAATTGAAGACAATCTTAAACTTTTAAAAATCACCATTCCTCAATTAGCTAAACCTGTAGGGACCTATGTGCCGGCTATTCGAACAGGGCATCTGGTTTTTACTTCAGGCCAGCTTCCTTTAACCGATGGGCGGCTTAATTTTAAGGGTAGGGTAGGGAAGGACGTTACGGTAGAAAATGGGCAGCGCGCAGCAAAAATTGCAGTGATTAATGCCTTGTCAGCCGTGCAATGGGTGGTGGGGGATTTAAACAAGGTTAAAAAAGTCGTGAAGCTTACAGGGTATGTCTGTTCGGCCATTGGTTTTAATGATCAAGCCAAGGTGATGAATGCGGGTTCTGAATTGCTGACCCAAATTTTTGGGGAAGAAGAGGGGGCCCATGCCCGCACAACTATTGGCTGCATTGAGTTGCCCCTGGGTTCGTGTGTTGAAGTTGATTTGATTGTTGAAGTGAAATAAAAACTACAGAATGTATCGTGTCATCCAAATTCCCGCCCAAGCCGCAGTGAGAGTCCCTGCAAGAGTAGCGCCGATGTAGGCCAAACCCAACAAGCTTTCCCCACTCATCAACAGCGTCAAGCTTTCCAGACTAAAAGTTGAAAAAGTGGTGAATCCTCCTAAAAATCCCGTTATCCAAAAAAGTTTGGTTGATTCAGAAGAACCCTCTCTTGTAAGAATTCCCCCAAGAATCCCAATAAGGAAACACCCGACAAGATTGATCAAGAAAGTTCCCCACGGAAACCCATGGGTGACAAAGGGGTTAAGAAATTTTGAAATAAGCCAGCGAGCTACAGATCCAAGCCCGCCGCCCAAACCAATGACGAAAAAATGGTTCATTGTTTTTTAAACATTAGATTGACGAAGGCTTTTGGGCAAGCTTAAAAATGTTTCATGAAAAAAATTCGTATCGATCAACTATTGGTTGAAAGGGAACTTGCCCCTACAAGAGCTAAGGCACAGGCATTGGTGATGGCCGGTGTTGTTTTTTGCGGTACACAAAAAATTGAAAAATCCTCCCAGACTTTTGAACCCAGTGCACCCATCCACGTCAAACAAAAAGATCACCCCTATGTGGGCCGGGGAGGTGTCAAACTAAAAGCGGCGCTGGATTATTTTAAATATCCCATTGCAGAAAAAATTTGTCTGGATGTGGGGGCCTCAACGGGCGGGTTTACAGATTGTCTATTACAAGCGGGAGCCAAAAAAGTGTATGCGTTGGATGTGGGGTATGGCCAGCTGGATTCTCGTTTGCGTAACGACCCACGCGTTGTTGTTTTGGAAAAAATAAATTTTCGGAATTATGATTTTAAGGATTTAACGAATCCTATCGATGTTGTCACGGTGGATGTCTCATTCATTTCATTGGAATTGATTCTACCTAAAGTGGCGGAGTTGTTTCAAAAAAAAGTCAATGCTCAGGCTTTTGATAATTCGACTTTGCTTACTACAGGCCCCATTGGCTTCGACTCCGCTCAGCCACCGGTCCCTGAGCGGAGTCGAAGGACGGGGACACATTCGGAAAAATATTTGATTGCTCTCATCAAACCTCAATTCGAAGTTGGCCCCAAAAATGTGGGCAAGGGGGGCGTTGTGACTTCCGAAGAAAAACGATCAGAAGCTGTTTTAAAA
This window contains:
- a CDS encoding excinuclease ABC subunit A, translating into MEPKYIFVKGARQHNLKNIDVKIPRNQLVVITGLSGSGKSSLAFDTIYAEGQRRYVESLSAYARQFLEQMGKPDVDFIEGLSPAISIEQKAASHNPRSTVGTVTEIYDYLRLLFARIGKVYCHECGKPITAQTITQMVDRVMELPEGTKLFLLAPIVRARKGEYHRELNDLKKQGFSRVRIDDVDYELDATPILDKKKKHTIELFVDRLVLKKGLEQRLADSFETAVKFSGGLVKVEVLSDKTHFLFSTRNACVDCGISYPEIEPQLFSFNSPQGACPTCDGLGHKMFFDPELVVPNPNLSLREGAIAPWAGKSAVYYTQVFISLAKHYSFNILTSFKDLPKKIRDVLMFGSGEEEIQFSIEKGEGRHYYKAPFEGVIASLSRKYQEATGDWFREELEKFMNIQPCPACDGSRLKKESLSIRIGNKNIHELTAQSTLNLKSWFKEISWTKTEMVIAKRILKELEERLGFLVDVGLDYLTLDRASSTLSGGEAQRIRLASQIGSSLMGVMYVLDEPSIGLHQRDNDRLIATLKKLRDLGNTVLVVEHDEDTICQADHVIDMGPGAGSHGGHIVAQGSPQAIEKNKNSLTGQYLSGKKEIPIPSKRRTFGSKKIILKEARCHNLKNVDVPIPLGMLVGITGVSGSGKSSLINDTLYPALCQHLYHSRMICGPYSGIEGLDHIDKVVNIDQSPIGRTPRSNPATYTGLFSPLRDLFAELPESKARGYRPGRYSFNVKGGRCEACEGDGVIRIEMHFLPDVYVQCDQCHGRRYNRETLEIQYKGKNISEILSMTVEQGSDFLKNIPSVHDKLATLIEVGLDYIELGQSATTLSGGEAQRIKLAKELSKRATGRTLYILDEPTTGLHFEDILKLLHVLNKLVDAGNTVIVIEHNLDVIKSCDYLIDLGPEGGDRGGNIVAVGTPEEIAKNKNSFTGHYLKKIL